The window ggtcttgatacgtaagttacccaatcttatggtgtagtgagtggctttGTAgtgtgagtaggagttcggttggaggacatgagttatatgtgttgtgatagatagtggaaaaagaaaaggaagattggtatggtttatagagacatagagcatgttttgtgagatgatatgagtgatatgtttgtatgttgagtaatgtaaaaagtaagtgaatatggacaagggatgatgtgagtctaaggaacgcgagaatgaaaagattgaaaggaaggtttggatagtggcaacttgagatgtgtaaagaattatggagggagatggttaggagtcgagtgggtcaagaatatatgtagtgaaagttcgttttaaaagggggttgagaatagtggtatatagtgaactttatggagacatgttgcgaggtggatttgtagacagtgagtgagtttggaagatttggtttattaagaggtgaaactacgtgtgatttctttgggcatttaacggtatgaaataaattttgatttctagagatgtacgaaggagatgcaattgtttgaacagtgaacgttgattttatggatagattagtggcaagtgtgagtgatagcataataagagaagatccatggtaagaaagaatgagatgatatcgatataaataatgggatgtgagtcttggagcaatgagaaagcaaccggaacactaaagagttaagaagaagtaataaggagttttatggttaattgattttgtcgagagtaaaagaaaagaatgaggggagtaaaactaggaaaactgttgaccggagttatgtgatataaaagtaaggaatcgttgagatgtatgatactatcaagagtaagtaagttagtgATTATACAGAAATTTCagaacaacatgattaatcatgagtttcgaggaattaagggagtaagaagttggtggagaatttgcacgataatcGATAATTGGTGGAGGGTTAGATGAAAATAcgagtaagatagtattgggaatgatgttgatgtaattttgattggtgaatttgaggatagttatttggaatgttaaccaaagataggaaagaaatcgtgatgtttagagatgagtgaaagaggtttgatgtccgaacagtggtggtgttatggtctgtgactaatggttaagagtgatggtatattagaaaggtagcaattcaaaagaagttgatttggtagggacctgattgttgtgtataattgtgagagggtataagatgtggttagatgaggcggatgctaatagttgaatagtaatggtatggttatacttggcaggaagtgatggttgtgcgaataggggaaaatgtgatgaggggcatgcgagttaagctcagacaacaggtaacctttgttgagtggtaacttacgtggtcaggattgactagttggttgtgattacgggtctatgatatgtgtaaatgtttgtgtgaggttctaacctcacaagaagtggtatggtgtgataattataaagttgttttatgaatgttctgtaatatatatgttggacacggtaatttaattgaatgatatccaaaaaggtaataatttgattaatttgacatggctagttataattttatgtgtattaataacacatgtgtattccgtgaaatggtagagatgatgttcatgagatgcttatctgtttattcatataatatgttgcgttgtgattgagtaaagtggatttgagtaagttttcttatcCGAAAGGTTATTTAAGtcgtatttatggaattgtatgtagttgtgatgtctatcgatgtggttgtggtgcctcgggtggtgatccgggcacgatatttagtgttgtgatgcgggtattttcgcactacggtgtggctgttggtggcggtgttgtgatgccgtcaccggttgtcgtggagtaggcgggatgattatgatacgagttttgaaAGTGCATaccgattatacatagattgttgttttgttttctttgttgttctttgtgagttttggttgaacatgtagacagttgtcttgcttattgatgttttctttaccaggttaagttaagaatgaggtagagtatgatatgaaatagagttgaatatgttttcgttgttgtcatggtatagtgatgttctattgatgggatacggttgtgagaggttgttacagtaattttgatcttgttctagataaggctttagtagacatggtaatggaaaatgattcgtggaacatgtgttgtaatgatctgaaagcggcaggtagttcataatcttttgttgggacagtgagtgtagggtgttgggggaattagtgtcatattaagttatgtatgagttttgcggtaatgaaggaaagaacttgaggatctggaATGAGTGCACGTAACAAATGTGGATCGTGAGTATTGCTTTTGATGATgggagtttcatatagtttatatagagaggtatgtcatgttgcggtaatgtggaaaatttgaagttttgggttaagataaagattttgaggtataggttaggtggtgtgacgagtgaattgaagtatgagaactgtttaagtaagaaaaccttggaaataggaacggttatagaaatgaggttataggcggttatctttgacaagtggtggtgatgaggatgatgagatgatttaattaaggatttagtattagtgggttacgaggacgtaacatttatcttaagaggagtaggatgcgataaaagagattttgatgggttgttcatatggtagtatatttggaagtagagtgttggtgtagcataagatatggatttgtatatgttgtgggtgatagtgttaaaaggtcacggacgttcttgtagtagtttgatgttaggaatgcgagaatacttcgatagtgttgacagttggatgatgagattatgagtgtgagtaaacttcgaggacgaagttccttttaagggtggtagaatgtaacattccgtttgatgtctatgagtgtcttgattttggatttgatagtggatgatattatggagctagcagcgttagaggatggtagttggttatgtatggagttggtgtcgtgagagatatatatgtggtggatacgatatcgtgagtcatgttagggaagtaaacatagttggtggagtgggtgttaaaagttcatgttttatgtttggtcgagttcttgagttcttagttatgttgttgtgtcttggtcgagttagtatggttgtttttatgtatgggttgaacttcggggacgaagttctttttaaggagggaagactgtaatactccgtatttatgagtcttggggtactctatcgagtaggccttactctgtcgagtaagggagttttgcgaaataaaatagtttctgacctgttgggtactcgatcgagtagctggggtactcgatcgagtaggggggtattcgatcgagtaccttgggtactcgatcgagtagccggtttatggggatgttttgtcgggttttgttaaatgatgcgagataagtataaaaggttgtccgtcacttttcttagtttcttttatatGTTCTAAAACCTAAGGGAGgaaaaaaggagttacgtagtttgtctgtcatcgcatcgttagcaaatcccggagctagaggtgtcggatttcattgttctttgcatcatagtgttccttgcgtcaagggtaagtcctacataccaattttatagcgtttggttgactttgtttaaaccctaattttgggattgggggtttttatgatttgttgtgttggtagtgattatgtgattatgtgtataggagaagggttcgtagaaaaggatttgtgatacagctgttgagaccgtctgattgtgttgctgttccaggtaggattttctactcagtattagtcccataatgggatgattgtgatgtgttgagattgattgtttgatatagtaattgtattgtgacggctgtgtttgtgattgtacactgttgatggattcagacggttgttgatattgtgattgtgattggttgcctatggttctcgagatgcgttctcggctgagtggagtcacttgcgggagtggcttcacgccctagtttcgcccttcgtggaacccgccacggaaggggatgtgcacattaatggactgggttatcgctcactatgtggagcggggatttggtgggtacggctgcggtcccccactggtagggctggtccagtggacagtcagtgattgagatgattgaagttggttggttgtgtgtgtgtgacggttaagctgtctgtctatcttattgtatatatatatggtaaattgtgtgattagtactgaccccgtttaaatgttttaaaaactgtggtgatccattcgggggtggtgagcggtgcttaagcggtatatcttggatacgcgtgggatctagctggggatggagtcatcacatatcagagtctttagtcttccgctgtgtttgttaggacagttcctttcagttggtttatagtttgagagcagttgtattttgcttacagttggttttgttatgtaatcacttaacttgtttaataaagtatgtttcttcattgtcttatgattatcatgcctcgggtaaccgagatggtagcatccttatacctgagtggtcctggtaaggcacttggagtatgggggtgttacaaaagaaATTGTCGAGAAAAAACTATTTGGCAATGTTGCTGGATACGTATATGTAGTTGAATTTCAGAAGAGAGGTCTACCGCATGCACATTTTCTCATCATATGGGATGGTCAACAGTCCCCTGATCAATATGACGCTTTTGTGTCTGCTGAAATTTCAAATGTGTTAGAAAATCCTCACCTTCATGGTGCTGTCTTAAAACACATGATTCATGGTCCATGTGGTAGAGATTTTCCAACAAATCTATGCATGAAGAACGAAAACTGTAAAAATCACTAACTGCGTGATTATGCGGATATGACGACAAACGGTCGTAATTCATATCCTATATATCGACGGCGGCAGAATGGTAGAAGTGTTGTAGTTCGTACAGCTACGCTTGATAATAGGTGGGTTGTGCCTTATAATCCTTTTTTGCTTGTAAAATATGACTGCCCTTTGAATGTAGAAGTATGTTCAACAATAAAAGCAGTTAAATATCTATACAAGTATGTTTACAAGGGACATGATTGGGTTTCTTTTACGGTTGATGATGGTGTTGACCAACGCGATTATGATGAAATTACAGCTTTTCAGTCAGCACGCTGGATATCACCACCTGAGGCAGTATGGAGAATTTTTAGATTTTGCATGAATGAAATACATCCTAATGTGGTGCCCTTACAAGTTCATCTGCCAAATATGCAGCTTGTACTCTTTTGTCTGTATGAACGCCTACAGAATATTGCCCACGATGATAATCGAAAACGAACTATGTTAACTGCTTTTTTTTGAAAGAAATCAAACTGATGCTTATGCACGTACTCTACTTTATCAAAAATTTCCAGAACACTATGTTTGGTTAGGTCAAAAAGACGAGAAGCTTTGGCTTCCAAGAAGAAAAGGTTTTGCTGTTGGTAGGTTAGTCTACACCAACCCCACAGAAGGCAAACGATACTACTTGCGATTATTGCTTGCAAATGTG is drawn from Silene latifolia isolate original U9 population unplaced genomic scaffold, ASM4854445v1 scaffold_678, whole genome shotgun sequence and contains these coding sequences:
- the LOC141639985 gene encoding uncharacterized protein LOC141639985 yields the protein MTTNGRNSYPIYRRRQNGRSVVVRTATLDNRWVVPYNPFLLVKYDCPLNVEVCSTIKAVKYLYKYVYKGHDWVSFTVDDGVDQRDYDEITAFQSARWISPPEAVWRIFRFCMNEIHPNVVPLQVHLPNMQLVLFCLNQTDAYARTLLYQKFPEHYVWLGQKDEKLWLPRRKGFAVGRLVYTNPTEGKRYYLRLLLANVRGPQSFEDLRTVSNVTFSSFQETAYQRGLLEDDNSVENSLLEASNFQMPFALRRLFAILLIYCTPKSPRLLWDCFSSALSEDYTLAFLENPRRVPNLMLRSICCIIESMGKNFNDFDFGGLRLEDENIETHKAKEI